The following are from one region of the Silene latifolia isolate original U9 population chromosome 9, ASM4854445v1, whole genome shotgun sequence genome:
- the LOC141602086 gene encoding uncharacterized protein LOC141602086, which yields MRVPLVGWDHICTPKSEGGLGIRNSYHWNMATFGKLVWWIYSKPDSLWVKWVHQIYIKGSPWSDYIPKSHMSGNWKAICKTRDTFLTGYSQGVWLADMRGYSVKSGYDWIRLKETKVGWAKLIWNHVALPKHSFVNWLIMRNVLNKKEKLHRLGISYDDLCCICQAGSETVTHLFQQCQYYREILLLVCNWMKITEPQGNCIIWTGRRKLTQVQRNVCLSVFMAVTYAVWQQRNSACLEGVILRPTALFIQCKNLMKIRLLNQISRVKVSKDRDWITSLVT from the coding sequence ATGAGGGTGCCTCTAGTTGGATGGGATCACATTTGTACCCCTAAGAGTGAAGGTGGTCTTGGCATTAGGAATAGTTATCACTGGAATATGGCCACTTTTGGGAAGTTAGTGTGGTGGATTTATAGCAAGCCGGATAGTTTATGGGTAAAGTGGGTGCATCAAATTTATATAAAAGGCTCTCCCTGGTCTGATTATATTCCTAAAAGCCATATGAGTGGCAACTGGAAGGCTATATGTAAGACCAGGGATACGTTTCTGACTGGTTACTCACAGGGTGTTTGGCTTGCTGATATGAGGGGATATTCTGTAAAGTCTGGTTATGATTGGATCAGACTTAAGGAAACAAAAGTGGGATGGGCTAAGCTAATCTGGAATCATGTTGCTCTTCCTAAGCATTCTTTTGTGAATTGGCTGATAATGAGGAATGTTCTGAATAAAAAAGAGAAACTGCACAGGTTAGGCATCAGTTATGATGATTTATGCTGCATATGCCAAGCTGGGTCTGAGACAGTGACACATCTTTTCCAACAGTGTCAGTATTACAGAGAGATCTTGCTACTTGTTTGCAACTGGATGAAGATCACTGAACCGCAGGGGAATTGTATCATTTGGACTGGTAGAAGGAAATTGACACAGGTTCAGCGGAATGTTTGCTTATCTGTGTTCATGGCTGTTACTTATGCTGTATGGCAGCAGCGTAATTCAGCGTGTTTAGAAGGAGTTATTTTGCGACCTACTGCTTTATTCATTCAGTGTAAAAATCTGATGAAAATCAGACTTCTTAATCAGATAAGTAGGGTCAAAGTGTCTAAGGATAGAGATTGGATTACTAGTCTTGTAACCTAA